One stretch of Arachis hypogaea cultivar Tifrunner chromosome 20, arahy.Tifrunner.gnm2.J5K5, whole genome shotgun sequence DNA includes these proteins:
- the LOC112783996 gene encoding uncharacterized protein, translating into MAELTSTPSTSNNANLSCFQLTVCLYEWWLVKAKHGFEGKQLAIGGIASKTEELVRVFTSAPIAKRHDLFSLETTDGVYIIIRGFIDKQRTIDNGFPHEVFNHFLFGFPQNWESFAADLIRDESTIGTNLGSAVPKNVSSIDPEIFSAGTAQEKSILSSSKPLKEAFGAHGKPHAEVEWHDSIATCGVNASQGSGSIRCVTRFHNMKVCQQKQLASGITLKHPEELNSPVTPVQLQSLEKVTTEKVNTPSEHLDESSTSRVSSTLFENKEDCSRRNKATSEKSQITCERKRTKSATATKYPRKRGLSPSIIGEKEKISSVSALSSFKKSRSGRLLLPPLEFWRNQIPIYNADHEVTEIQGGASVVQ; encoded by the exons ATGGCTGAGCTTACTTCAACTCCATCCACTTCTAACAACGCCAATTTATCTTGTTTCCAACTGACG GTTTGCTTGTATGAATGGTGGCTGGTTAAAGCTAAACATGGATTCGAAGGAAAGCAGTTAGCCATTGGAGGCATTGCATCAAAAAC AGAAGAATTAGTGCGTGTCTTCACCAGTGCTCCCATTGCGAAACGGCATGATCTGTTCTCTCTTGAGACCACAGATGGGGTTTATATTATCATAAGGGGTTTCATTGACAAGCAGCGCACCATTGATAATGGTTTCCCTCATGAG GTTTTCAATCATTTCTTATTTGGTTTTCCTCAAAACTGGGAAAGTTTTGCAGCAGATTTGATTAGGGATGAATCAACTATTGGCACTAATTTGGGTAGTGCTGTTCCTAAAAATGTATCATCAATTGATCCTGAGATCTTCTCTGCCG GCACAGCTCAAGAAAAATCTATCCTGTCTTCTTCGAAACCTTTAAAGGAAGCATTTGGAGCTCATGGGAAGCCACATGCTGAGGTTGAATGGCATGATTCTATCGCTACATGTGGGGTTAATGCTTCTCAAGGTAGTGGCAGCATTAGATGTGTTACCAGGTTTCATAACATGAAAGTCTGTCAGCAGAAGCAGCTAGCTTCTGGAATTACTCTCAAACATCCAGAGGAACTGAACAGTCCAGTGACACCAGTTCAGTTGCAATCTCTGGAAAAAGTGACTACAGAAAAAGTAAATACACCGTCGGAGCATCTCGATGAAAGCTCTACATCTAGAGTTTCTAGCactttatttgaaaataaagaagacTGTTCTAGGAGAAACAAAGCTACAAGTGAAAAAAGTCAGATCACGTGTGAAAGAAAAAGGACTAAATCTGCCACTGCAACCAAATATCCACGAAAAAGGGGTTTAAGCCCCTCGATCATTGGTGAGAAAGAGAAGATATCCTCAGTGTCTGCTCTATCAAGTTTCAAAAAGTCCAGATCAG GAAGGTTGCTTCTACCACCCCTAGAGTTTTGGCGTAACCAGATACCAATTTACAATGCA GACCATGAGGTTACAGAAATTCAGGGAGGTGCATCTGTGGTTCAATAG